One genomic window of Quercus lobata isolate SW786 chromosome 9, ValleyOak3.0 Primary Assembly, whole genome shotgun sequence includes the following:
- the LOC115962225 gene encoding protein CDI: MSLSNGKVHQVTVTNNGGDVKKPFKIFVGYDTKEDLAYEVCRHSILKRSSIPVEIIPIKQSDLRKSGLYWRERGQLESTEFSFSRFLTPCLANYEGWALFVDCDFLYLADFKELTDLIDDKYAIMCVQHDYAPKETTKMDGAVQTVYPRKNWSSMVLYNCGHPKNKILTPEVVNKGSGAYLHRFQWLEDEEIGSIPFVWNFLEGHNKVVENDSTTFPKAIHYTRGGPWFEAWKNCEFADLWLNEMEEYMKEGKKKIEE, encoded by the coding sequence ATGAGTCTGAGTAATGGGAAGGTTCACCAAGTGACAGTGACTAATAATGGAGGAGATGTGAAGAAACCCTTCAAGATCTTTGTGGGCTATGATACAAAGGAAGATCTTGCCTATGAGGTCTGTCGGCATTCCATCTTGAAGCGGTCCTCGATCCCTGTTGAGATCATTCCAATCAAACAGTCAGATCTGAGAAAGAGTGGTTTATATTGGCGTGAAAGAGGCCAATTGGAGAGCACCGAGTTCTCGTTTTCTCGATTCCTGACACCTTGCTTGGCCAATTATGAGGGTTGGGCATTGTTTGTGGATTGTGATTTTCTGTACTTGGCAGACTTTAAGGAATTGACGGACTTGATCGATGATAAATACGCAATTATGTGTGTTCAGCATGACTATGCCCcaaaagagacaacaaaaatggATGGGGCAGTGCAGACAGTGTATCCAAGGAAGAATTGGTCTTCCATGGTGTTGTACAATTGCGGGCATCCAAAGAACAAGATCTTGACGCCTGAGGTTGTGAATAAGGGATCTGGTGCCTATCTTCATAGGTTTCAATGGCTTGAGGATGAGGAAATTGGATCAATCCCATTTGTTTGGAATTTCCTCGAGGGCCATAACAAGGTAGTGGAGAATGATTCCACAACTTTCCCTAAGGCGATACACTATACTCGCGGAGGGCCATGGTTTGAGGCTTGGAAGAATTGTGAGTTTGCAGACCTGTGGTTGAATGAAATGGAGGAGTACATGAAGgaagggaagaagaaaattgaagagTAG